The window CGAGGTGGTCTGGGCCGGAGCCGGCGCGCTGCCGGGCAAGGACGGCTGGGTCTCCCTGTACCTGGCGGACTCGGCGCCGCTCCTCCTGCCTCCTGCGCATCCCCTGGAGCTGACCGCGCTCCACCAGTCGGTGCTGGACTCCCTCTCCGGTGGCTACGGCCTGTTCTTCCGCCAGATCACCGACCAGGTCCGGGCCACCACGCATCCGGATGCCACCGACCCCCAGTTGGCCGACACCATCTGGGACCTGGCATGGTCGGGCCGCCTGACGAACGACACACTCGGTCCGATGCGTTCCCTGCTGGGCTCGGGCCGCACCGCGGGCTCCACCGCGCACCGGGCGAAGCGCACGATGCCCCGCGGTCGGTACGGAGGCCTGGCGGCCGGTGCACGCCCCACCTCGCGCACCGGCCCGCCCACCGTCGCGGGCCGCTGGTCACTGCTGCCGGACCGGGAGCCCGATGCCACGGTGCGCGCGCACGCCCTGGCCCGCACCCTGCTCGACCGGCACGGCGTGGTCACCCGGGGCGCGGTCGCCGCAGAGGGCGTGGAGGGCGGTTTCTCCGCCGTCTACCGCATCCTGTCCGCATTCGAGGACAGCGGTCAGGCCCGCCGAGGCTATGTGGTGGAAGGGCTCGGGGCAGCGCAGTTCGCGATGGACGGTGCCGTCGACCGGCTGCGCGCGGCGGCCACCGCCCGTGAGCGGGGCGAGGCCCTGCCCGACACCGGTGTCCCGGCTGCTCCCGCACTCGGTCACCCGGGTGCGCACAGCCCGGGCCACGCCGACGGCCCCGCCGGGCACCCGGACCCCTTCGACGACGACATGGGCCTCCCGTCCGCCGACGCGCTAGGGCCCGAGAGCGACCCCTACTCCTTGGGCGCCGGTTCCGGCTCCAGGGGCGGCGGTTCCGGACCGTTCTTCCCCGACTCCTCCGCGCCCGGCTCCGAGCAGGGTTACGCGCCTGCCTTCCGCGACTCACCTCGTACGGCCCCGCAGGCGTTCCCCGGCGGACCTGCCTCCCGCACCCGGGCGGGCAGCGCGGACCGTGCCGTGGTGCTGGCCGCCGCCGACCCCGCGAACGCCTATGGCGCGGCCCTCTCCTGGCCCGAACCTCCGACCGGCGCGGGTCACAAGCCGGGCCGCAAGGCAGGCTCCCTGGTCGTGCTGGTGGACGGCGAGCTGACCCTCTACATGGAGCGCGGCGGCAAGACGCTCCTGGCCTGGCCCTCCGCACCGGACGAGTCGCCCCTGCACGACGCACGCCTGCGCACGGCTGCCGAGGCCCTCGCCGCAGGTGCCCGCGCGGGTTCTCTCGGCACGGTCACGGTGGAGCGGGTCAACGGCGCCTCCGCACTGACATCTCCGTTCGGCACCCTTCTGGAAGGAGCCGGTTTCCACGCGACCCCACGCGGTCTGCGCCTGCGCGCGTGAGTGCGCCCGCCCACCCGCAGGACCACCCGCCCACTCCGTGCCACCCTGGATCCCATGCCCGAAGGAGACACCGTCTGGCAGGCCGCCCGGCGCCTGCACCGGGCCCTCGCGGGCCATGTGCTCACGCGCTCCGACCTCCGCGTCCCCAAGTACGCCACGGCCGATCTCACCGGGCGCACGGTCCTGGACGTCACCCCGCGCGGGAAGCACCTGCTCACCCGTATCGAGGGCGGCCTGACTCTGCACTCGCACCTGCGGATGGACGGTTCCTGGAAGGTCTACGCCCCGGGTGAGCGCTGGCGCGGCGGCCCCGGCCACCAGATCCGCGCGATTCTCGGCACCGCGGAGCGGACAGCGGTCGGTTACCGGCTCCCCGTCCTGGAGCTGCTCCGCACCGCCGACGAGGACCGCGCGGTCGGCCATCTCGGCCCCGACCTCCTCGGCCCCGACTGGGACCCGGACAAAGCCCTCGCGAACATCCTCGGAGCCCCGGACCGGTCCCTCGGCGAGGCGCTCCTCGACCAGCGCAATCTCGCCGGCATCGGCAACGTCTACAAGAGCGAGCTGTGTTTCCTGCTCCGCGTCACGCCCTGGCTCCCCGTCGGCGAGCTCTCCGCCGAGCACACCACCCACCTTCCAACGCTCGCCAAGAAGCTCCTCGAGGTCAATCGCGACCGTCCCACCCGCATCACGACCGGCCGCCGCGACCAGAATCTGTACGTCTACGGCCGTGCACCCCGCCCCTGTCTGCGCTGCGGCACCCCGATCCGCGTGGCGAGCCAGGGCGACGGCTCCCGCGACCGTCCCACGTACTGGTGCCCGCTCTGCCAGTCGGGCCCGGCCCCCTCCTCACGCCCCGGCACCATCCGGTGACACTGCCCTGAGCGCACACGCCGGTGACGGCAGACCACTCCCCCGGCCCGCGAACCGACCCAACAACGGTCACCCCGACCACGACGGTCATCCCGCCCCGCCGGCCACCACGACCGCCCCGCGACATACAACCCCAGTGGCTTGCACACACCACAGCTAATTGACGACCCGTCAGAAATGCTCGTACCGTCCCCTCATGCCCGTCACGGCGTACGACCTCACCGGACGCACCGCATTCGTCACAGGCGCGGCCAGCGGCATCGGCCGCGCCTGTGCCGTACTGCTCGCGGAGGCAGGTGCGACCGTCCACTGCGCGGACCGCGATGCCCCGGGCCTCGACGAGACGGCCGCGCTGATCAAGGACAAGGGCGGCACGGCCCACGTCCACACCCTCGACGTCACCGACCGCCTCCAGCTCGGTGAAGCGGTCGCCGCCTGCGCGCGCCTGGACGTCATGGCCGCCGTCGCCGGGATCATGCACAGCAGTCCCGTCCTGGAGACCCGGGAGGAGGATCTCGACCGGGTGTTCGGGGTCAATTTCAAGGGCGTCCTGTACGCCTGCCAGGAGGCGGCCCGCTCGATGCTGGCCTCCGACACGCGCGGCAGCATCATCACGATGGCCTCGGGGGCGGTGGACACCGGCGGGCCTGGGCTGCTCTGCTACGGAGCCGCGAAGGCGGCCGTCGTACAGCTGACGAAGACCCTGGCGACCGAGATGGGACCGCACGGCATCCGCGTCAACGCGGTCGCTCCGGGCTGGATCCGTACACCGATGACCGACCGCCACGACGGTGAGGCCCAGGCCCGGACGGAGACCTTCATGGCCCGGATGTCACCGCTGGGCCGAGTCGGCGAGCCGGAGGACATCGCCCACGCGGTCCTGCACCTGGCCTCGGACGCCTCGGCGTTCACGACGGGCCAGATCCTCCGCCCCAACGGGGGCGTGGCGATGCCCTGGTAGCGGCCCGCGCCCACCAGCAAGCCCCGACGCACGGGCAAGCCCTCGCGCCCCACAAACGGCTCTCCCCGCAAAGAGCCTCCTAGGCCCCTCGTCGCTTGCCGCTTGCCGCCCGCCCGAGAAGTCCCGCTCGGCGCACCTCAGAAGGACTCGCCCCGCCCCAGGAGCGGCCCGCGCCTCCTTCGCCATGCCTCCGAGGCCCGCCGCATCCACTGGTCCGATCCAGCTGCCCCCGCGGCCCGCGACTTGGGCACACAGTGCACCGGAAGCAGGCTCAGCCCCCACCCGCCGGCCGCGACCGCCCCTTCGAGCACTCCGGCTTCGGCTGTGAACGCCAGCCGCAGCACCGCCCACCACCACAGCCCACCGGCGCCCAGAGCCAGCCCCCACCGGCCTATTCGCCCCATCCGCCCCTTCATGGCACCGCCTCCAGCCCGACGCTAGACCGCCGCGTTCCCACATCGACAGGGCGCACCGGCACGCCAGGGGCGCCACAGGCGCACCTTCGACTCCGGCCCCACCACAGCGCGCCCCGCGCCAGAACAAGAACCGACGCCGAAACCATCACCGCCACGGACCGCGCCCTCTATCCCGACCGCAGCCTCGAGCCCGCCCCCGGGAAAACCGTCCCCAGCCGGACCACAGCCGACCGGACCGAACCCGCGCCGGAACCGGCGCCCGAGCCCGCACCGGCGCCCGCGTCCACGCCGGAGTCGGAGCCGGCACCCCGTACCGCGCCCGCTTGCGAACCCGCCGCCCGGCAGACCCGCAGTCACCCGTGTTCCGCCTGGAACATCCAGTGGTGCTTCTCAAGGTCCGCGGTGATCCCGATGAAGATGTCCTCACTCACCGGATCGGCGTCCCCCGTCGCCGCCACCCGTTCCCTCATCCGTCCGATCACGGCGCCGAGCGCGTCCACGAGGGCGCCCACCGCGTCGGTGTCCTTCACCCACCCGTCCGGGACGGCGCCGATACCGCTGCTGCTCGCTACGGTCGCGGCCCGTCCGTCCGGCGAGACACCGAGCGTGGAGGCACGTTCCGCCACGGTGTCGGAGTGCAGCCGGGCGGTGTCGACGACCTCGTCGAGCTGGAGGTGGACGGACCGGAAGCGCGGCCCGACCACGTTCCAGTGGATCTGCTTCGCCACGAGCGACAGGTCCACCAGGTCGACGAGCGCACCCTGCAGCGCCTCGGACACGGTCTTCAGATCGGCATCGGACAACGAGCTCTTCACGACGTACATCGACATCCTCCGGTCAGCGGCGACCCCCGGCCTTGCCCCTCCACCATGGCCGCCTCAACCAATACCGGCAAACGCGACAAACACGCCTCCGTGGCCGCATCCGAGATTCCGTGCGGCACCGACCCGCTCCCAGACACCGCGTCCACCCAAACACCCGCCGTGAAGGACGGGACCGCCGCCGACCGAACGCAAGAGCCCCGGCCGCGCTCCTCCAGGTCTCCCCGGAGAAGCCCCGGCCGGGGCTCTCACGACGTTCTTCTCAGCCCAGGGGCGCGAGCCCGTGGGCCATCAGGCGGCGACGACGTCTACCGCCTCCGCAGGCGCCTTGATGGTCACCCGTTCCGGCGGCACATTGGTCACCGAGACAGCATTGAGCCTCGGGCGAACCGGCGTGGGCACGGGGTCGGTGGCCGCTGCCGACTGGGCCAGCTCGGCGAGAGCGAGCTCGTCACTCACTTCCCGCATGAGCTCGGACATCCGTACGTCCAGCGCGTCGCAGATCGCGGAGAGCAGTTCGGAGGAGGCCTCCTTCTGCCCCCGCTCCACCTCGGAAAGATAGCCGAGTGAAACTCGGGCGGACGAGGAGACTTCGCGCAGAGTACGGCCCTGGCGCTGGCGCTGCCGACGCAGCACGTCACCAAGCAGGCGACGGAGCAGAATCATCGGTGGCTCCCTCCTCGGACCGCGTAGCCGCATCCTTCACGCCCCACCGTACCGCCTTGCGCCGCGGCCGTGCGGGGAGCGATGTCGTGTTCACTCAGGGCTGCAAACATCAAAACCCCCCGTTCTGTTCCGTATCCTGTGCCCGCTCATTCCCAGTGTGTTCGCCCACGAGCCGCTCCAGAAGCAGTGCGAGCACTCTCCGTACACTCTCCTTACGGATTTCCGTCCGGGAGCCGTTCAACCGCAGCGCCGACACTTTCCCGCCATGAGCGTCTCCGTTGAGCGCTCCGGATGGTCCTTCGACGGCGACGAAAACCGTGCCGACCGGCTGCCCGTCCTGAGGTTCGGGCCCCGCCACACCGGTGGTCGCGATCCCCCAGTCCGCGCCGAGCACCTTGCGCGCGCCGGCCGCCATCTGGGCCGCGACCTGCGGATCCACCGCTCCGCGCTGATCCAGCAGAGTGGCGTCGACACCGAGCACGTCACGCTTGAGGTCGGTGGCGTACGCGGTCACCGAGCCGCGGAAGGCCTTGGACGCCCCCGGCACCGCCGCGAGCTCCGCGGCCACCAGTCCGCCGGTCAGGGACTCGGCAACGGCGAGCGTCTGACCGTTCACCGTGAGTAGTCGCAGCACTTCGGCGGCGGTGGAGGTCACGCTTCCGCCTCCTCGGCGGCGGCCTTCCGCTCAGCCAGTCCCTGGCGCCGCAGCACAATGGCCTGTCTCACATAGTCGGCGCCGGTGATAACGGTCAGAGCGACCGCCACAGCCATCATCCAGAACCTCAGGGTCGCCAGCGGCCCCGTCAGCGCCAGGACGTACATGCCGACGGCCGTGCCCTGAGCGAGCGTCTTCAGCTTGCCGCCGCGACTGGCGGGGATCACTCCGTAGCGGATCACCAGGAATCGCAGGCAGGTGATGCCGAGCTCACGTCCGAGGATGACCCCGGTCACCCACCACGGCAGGTCGCCGAGCGAGGAGAGACAGATCAGCGCCGCCCCCATGATCGCCTTGTCGGCGATCGGATCGGCGATCTTGCCGAAGTCGGTGACGAGGTTGTACGTGCGCGCGAGATGACCGTCGAAGATGTCCGTGATCATGGCAACGGCGAAGGCGGCCCAGGCCCAGGCCCGCCATACGGGGTCGTAACCGCCGTCGGCCAGCATCAGCGCCACGAAGCCCGGTACGAGCACCAGCCGGAGCATGGTGAGCAGATTGGCGACGTTCCACAGACTGGCCTGGTTCACGGCCACCGCGGTCAGCTTTCCGCCCCGCGGCGTCTTCGAGTTCTGGGCGCCGGAAGCAGCCGTATCGGAGGTGCGGGCACCGGAAGCACCCGCGCCGGTCGGCCGAGCGCCGGAAGCGCCCGTACCCGAGGTTCCCGTACCGGAAGGTCCCGCAGCACCGCGTGTGCCGGGCGCACCGGGGCCGCCCGCCGCGGATGCCGGGACTCCGGTCATCTGGCCGCCTCCTCAGTACACCCGAGCGAGCCCGGGAGCGGCTCGGCCACCAGGTCGACACCTTCCGTACCGACCACCTTCGCCTCGACCATACGGCCGACGGTCAGTCCTTCGCCGCTCGTGAACAGCACCTGGCCGTCGGTCTCGGGAGCCTGGTGCGCGGCGCGGCCGTACGCACCCTCGTCCTCGGCGGCAGAGCCGGTGGACTCGACCAGTACCTGCAGGGTCTCGCCGACGCGCTCCTCCGCCCGCTGCGAGACCAGCTCCTCCGCGAGCCGGGACACGCGCGCGAGACGCTCGGCGACGACGTCCTCGTCCAGCTTGTTCTCGTACGTCGCCGCCTCGGTGCCGTCCTCGTCCGAGTAGCCGAAGACGCCGATGGCGTCGAGCCGTGCGCCGTTCAGGAAGCGCTCCAGCTCCGCCAGGTCGTCCGCGGTCTCACCGGGGAAGCCCACGATGAAGTTGGACCGCACACCGGCCTGCGGGGCCTTGGACCGGATGGTGTCGAGCAGCTCGAGGAACTGGTCCGTGCTCCCGAAGCGCCGCATCGCGCGGAGCACGCCGGGGGCGGAGTGCTGGAAGGACAGGTCGAAGTAGGGGGCGACCTTCGGCGTGGAGGTCAGCACCTCGATGAGCCCGGGCCGCATCTCGGCCGGCTGCAGGTAGCTGACCCGCACCCGCTCGATGCCGTCGACGTCGGCGAGCTCGGGCAGCAGCGTCTCCAGGAGCCGGATGTCACCGAGGTCCTTGCCGTACGACGTGTTGTTCTCGGAGACCAGCATGACCTCCTTCACGCCCTGCTCGGCGAGCCAGCGCGTCTCGCCCAGTACGTCGCTGGGGCGCCGCGAGATGAAGGAGCCGCGGAAGGACGGGATGGCGCAGAAGGAGCAGCGCCGGTCGCAGCCGGAGGCCAGCTTCACCGAGGCCACCGGGGAGCCGTCCAGCCGCCGGCGCAGGGGCGCGCGGGGGCCGGAGTCCGGAGCAAGGCCTTCCGGCAGATCCGCGGGACCGTGTCCGGGGAGGGCGACCTCCGCACCGGCGCTCTGCCGTTCGGCGGGGCTGATCGGCAGCAGCTTGCGCCGGTCGCGCGGGGTGTGGGCGGCGTGGATTCCGCCGTTCAGGATCGTCTGGAGCCGGTCGGAGATGTCGGCGTAGTCGTCGAAGCCGAGCACGCCGTCCGCCTCGGGCAGGGCCTCGGCCAGTTCCTTGCCGTACCGCTCGGCCATGCAGCCGACGGCGACGACCGCCTGGGTTCTGCCATGACCCTTGAGGTCGTTGGCTTCCAGGAGTGCGTCGACGGAGTCCTTCTTGGCGGCCTCGACGAAGCCACAGGTGTTGACGACGGCGACGTCCGCGTTCTCGGCGTCCTCCACGAGATGCCAGCCGTCCGCCTCCAAGCGGCCTGCGAGCTCCTCCGAGTCCACCTCGTTGCGGGCGCAGCCAAGAGTGACAAGTGCGACGGTACGGCGTTCAGGCATGGGCTCAAGACTACTTCGTCCCACTGACACCCCACGTCGACGGGGTTGGCCGATCTTGGCCAACCCCGTTCCCGCATGCCCGAAAGGCCGGGCGAAAGCCGCTGCACGTCAACCGGTACGTGCCGGCGAAGCCGCCCGGCTCAGCCGACCTCGGGGTCGCCCTTCGTGTAGCTGAGGCGCTCCACCTGTCCCGGCTGGAACTCGTCCTCGATCTGCTTGCCGTTCACGTACAGCTGGAGCGCACCCGCGTCACCGAGGACGAGGTCGATCCTCTCCTTGTCCTGGAAGGTCTCGGAGTCGCCCTGCTGCAGGAAGCCGTCGAAGAGCAGCCGGCCGTTGTGGTCCTTGGCCGAGATCCAGCTGCGTCCGTCGGGGGCGGTCACCTGGACGGTCACCTTGTCCTGCGGAGCGGCCGCGATGGCGCTGTCGGACGGGTCGGACTTGGGGTCCTGCGGCTTGGTAGGCGTCGGCTTGGTCTTGACGGGCTTGCTGGCGGTGGGCGTGGACCCTTCGGCGACCTGCGTCTTCCTGCTGTTGCCGTCGTCGTCGCTGAACAGCGTGAACCCGACGAAGCCGATCACGGCGACGATCGCGGCGACCATGGCCGCGGTCCAGTTGGGGCCCCGGCGCTCCGGACGGATCCGCTCCGCCTCGAACATCGGTGCCGCCGGGGTCGGCGCGGGCCGCCCGCCGTGCCCGGCGTCGAAGCGCGCGAGCAGCGGGTCGGGGTCGAGGTGGACGGCACGGGCGAGCGTCTTGATGTGACCGCGCGCGTAGACGTCGCCACCGCAGGGGGCGAAGTCGTCCTGTTCGATCGCGTGCACGATGGCGATACGGACCCGGGTGGCGTTACTGACGTCGTCGACGGTCAGCCCCGCCGCGATGCGCGCCTGCTGCAGCGCACGGCCGATCGAGGGGCGATCGTCCTCTTCGTAGGGACGCTCGTCCTGAGGGGAGTTGTCGTCAGGGGAGTTGCCGATGGACACGGGGGCGCCTTTCGAGCGTTAAGCCACCTGTGCTGGAGGTTCAGTCTAGGGGGGGTGCGAAAGGGTGGGGCAACCGGGCGGTGGGACTTTGTACGCCATCGGAATGGCCGGTCATCCTGATGCCGGGACAGGTCTCTGTACCTTCCCTCAACTTGACGTGCGACGAACGGAAACGGTTGCTCACCGTTCCCTTACGGGTAAGTCACGTTCGGATCACCCGAGTGGCCCCGGCCTGGTCACCCGAGTGGCCCCGGCCTGGTCACCCGAGTGGCCCGCCCGTCCGTGGAAGGGAGCGGCCCGCCCTGTTTCCCTACGGTTGAGCCTCCCCACGGATCACCGCGAGCACTCCGTCCAGTTCGTCAGCCTTCACAAGAACGTCACGTGCCTTGGAACCCTCGCTGGGACCGACGATGTTGCGGGACTCCATGAGGTCCATGAGCCGCCCTGCCTTGGCGAAGCCCACACGCAGCTTGCGCTGGAGCATCGAGGTGGACCCGAACTGCGTGGAGACGACGAGTTCGGCCGCCTGGCACAGCAGGTCGAGGTCGTCGCCGATGTCCTCGTCGATCTCCTTCTTCTGCTTGGTGCCCACGGTGACGTCTTCCCGGAAGACCGGCGCCATCTGGTCCTTGCAGTGCTGTACCACTGCGGCGACCTCGTCCTCGGTGACGAAGGCACCCTGCATGCGGGTGGGCTTGTTCGCGCCCATCGGCAGGAAGAGCCCGTCCCCCTTGCCGATCAGCTTCTCGGCGCCCGGCTGGTCGAGGATGACGCGGCTGTCGGCGAGCGAGGAGGTGGCGAAGGCGAGCCGGGACGGCACGTTCGCCTTGATCAGACCGGTGACGACGTCGACGGACGGCCGCTGCGTGGCCAGCACCAGGTGGATGCCGGCCGCGCGCGCGAGCTGCGTGATGCGCACGATGGCGTCTTCCACGTCCCGCGGCGCGACCATCATCAGGTCGGCGAGCTCGTCCACGATCACCAGCAGGTAGGGGTACGGCGACAGCTCCCGCTCACTGCCCTCGGGCAGCTTGACCTTCCCCTTGCGGATGGCGTCGTTGAAGTCGTCGATGTGCCGGTACCCGAAGGCCGCCAGGTCGTCGTAGCGCAGATCCATTTCCCGTACGACCCACTGCAGCGCCTCGGCGGCCCGCTTCGGGTTGGTGATGATCGGCGTGATCAGGTGCGGGATGCCCTCGTACGCGGTCAGCTCGACGCGCTTGGGGTCGACCAGGACCATGCGCACGTCCTCGGGGGTCGCCCGCACCATGACCGAGGTGATCAGACAGTTGATGCACGAGGACTTTCCGGAACCGGTCGCTCCAGCCACCAGGACGTGCGGCATCTTCGCGAGGTTGGCCATCACGTAGCCGCCCTCGACGTCCTTGCCGAGCGCGACCAGCATCGGGTGGTCGTCCTCTGCGGCGTCCGCGAGGCGCAGTACGTCACCCAGGTTGACCATCTCGCGGTCGGTGTTGGGGATCTCGATGCCGACCGCGGACTTGCCGGGGATCGGGCTGATGATCCGCACGTCCGGGCTGGCGACGGCGTACGCGATGTTCTTGGCGAGCGCCGTGATCCGCTCGACCTTCACTGCGGGGCCGAGCTCGACCTCGTACCGCGTGACCGTCGGACCGCGGGTGAAGCCGGTGACGGCCGCGTCGACCTTGAACTCGGTGAAGACGGTGGTCAGCGACTCGACGATGGCGTCGTTGGCGGCGCTGCGCGACTTGCCGGGGCCCCCACGCTCCAGGAGGTCGAGCGACGGCAGCGAGTACGTGATGTCGCCGGAGAGCTGGAGTTGCTCGGCCCGCGCGGGCAGGTCCCGGGGCGCGTCGGGAGCGGGTTTGGTCAGGTCGGCGACTTCGGCCTTCAGCATCCCCTGCTTGGGCCTGGTGTTCTTGGCGCGGGCGGCGGGCACCGGTGTCGGCTCCTCGACCGGGCCCGAGTCCTCGCGCTCGGCCCGGTCCGCGCCGACGCCCTGCGTGAGGTCGGCCACCAGCGGCGAGGGCGGCATCCCGTGCAGCACGGCGCCGTCGAGCGCCGCCGCGGCGGCCGCGGCCACGTCGACGGCGTCCATGGGCCGGTCCAGGGCGGGCTGCTGCACTGCGGGCCGCCTGCGGCGGCTCCGGCGCGCGGAGAGCGCCTCCTGCTCGGCGTCGTCCGGGTCGTACGCCTCGGGCGCCGCCCGGCGGCGCCGGGGGCTCGCGGGCAGTGCTTCGCGCCACTGCTCGTCGTAGCGCTCGTCGTCCTCGTAGAAGACCTCGTCGCTCTCCCGCGGCTGTACGACGCCGAGCCTGACGCCCAGCAGCCTCAGCCGTTGCGGAATCGCGTTGACCGGGGTCGCGGTGACCACCAGCAGCCCGAAGACCGTGAGCAGCACGAGGAGCGGCACGGCGAGGACGTCGCCCATCGTGTACGTCAGTGGAGTCGCCGCACCCCAGCCGATGAGCCCGCCCGCGTCCCTTATCGCCTGCATGCCGTCGCTTCGTGCGGGCGCCCCGCAGGCGATGTGGACCTGGCCGAGCACGCCGATCGCGAGCGCGGACAGGCCGATGACGATGCGCCCGTTGGCGTCGGGCTGCTCGGGATGCCGGATGAGCCGGGCGGCGACGACGGCCAGCAGTATCGGCACGAGCAGGTCGAGGCGGCCGAAGGCGCCGGTCACCAGCATCTCGACGAGGTCGCCCACCGGACCGCGGAGGTTGGACCAGGTCCCTGCGGCGATGATCAGCGTGAGGCCGAGCAGCAGCAGCGCGAGGCCGTCCTTGCGGTGCGCGGGGTCGAGCCCCTTCGCGCCCCGCCCTATGCCGCGGAACACGGCGCCGACGGCGTGCGCCACTCCGAGCCAGAGGGCGCGTACGAGCCTGTACACGCCCCCGGTCGGGCTGGGCGCCGGCTTCGGGGGTGCTGCTTTCCTGGCTGCGGCCTTCTTCGCAGGCGCCTTTTTCGCGGGAGCTCTCTTCGCGGGGGCCTTCTTCGCCACAGCCTTCGTCGGAGCAGCCGCCTTCTTCGCGGGCGGCTTCTTGGCTGCGGGCTGACGTGGGGCCATGGGTGTGAGGTTACCGGTGGAGACCACTGCGGACACGTGTGCCTACTGCTTCACCCGTTCGTGTCGCCCGTCCCAGGCACCGAACTGACGCCGCCTCAACAGCGGCAGGCCTGCCTGAAGAGGGCAACCGTGCGGCCGGCACCGCCGACTCGCCCGTCTCGCACGGGCTCGAAGCCGCGCCGCCCTTGCCCGTTCACCTGACCCGTGCCGCACAGGAACGGCACCGCACGCTTCACCGACGCACGCCAAGGCGACCGCCTCCCGAAGCGCGTTCGGCCCGGGCGGAAACAGGAAATTGGCCCGGGCAGGCCGACAACGCGCGGTCCGGCGCACACTTCCGGCCGGACCCGCGCGTTCGTCGTCAGTTCTGGGAGGGCAGCGAAGCCGCCCCGCTCCCCGTCCCGGGCTCCAGGGCGTCCAGTGCGCGGCGCAACCCCGTGAGTTTGCGTTCGAGATGGGCCGCTGTCGCCACCGCCGCCGCGTCCGCCGAATCGTCGTCCAACTGCTTGGAGAGAGCCTCGGCCTGTTCCTCGACTGCCGC of the Streptomyces aurantiacus genome contains:
- a CDS encoding DNA translocase FtsK, whose amino-acid sequence is MAPRQPAAKKPPAKKAAAPTKAVAKKAPAKRAPAKKAPAKKAAARKAAPPKPAPSPTGGVYRLVRALWLGVAHAVGAVFRGIGRGAKGLDPAHRKDGLALLLLGLTLIIAAGTWSNLRGPVGDLVEMLVTGAFGRLDLLVPILLAVVAARLIRHPEQPDANGRIVIGLSALAIGVLGQVHIACGAPARSDGMQAIRDAGGLIGWGAATPLTYTMGDVLAVPLLVLLTVFGLLVVTATPVNAIPQRLRLLGVRLGVVQPRESDEVFYEDDERYDEQWREALPASPRRRRAAPEAYDPDDAEQEALSARRSRRRRPAVQQPALDRPMDAVDVAAAAAAALDGAVLHGMPPSPLVADLTQGVGADRAEREDSGPVEEPTPVPAARAKNTRPKQGMLKAEVADLTKPAPDAPRDLPARAEQLQLSGDITYSLPSLDLLERGGPGKSRSAANDAIVESLTTVFTEFKVDAAVTGFTRGPTVTRYEVELGPAVKVERITALAKNIAYAVASPDVRIISPIPGKSAVGIEIPNTDREMVNLGDVLRLADAAEDDHPMLVALGKDVEGGYVMANLAKMPHVLVAGATGSGKSSCINCLITSVMVRATPEDVRMVLVDPKRVELTAYEGIPHLITPIITNPKRAAEALQWVVREMDLRYDDLAAFGYRHIDDFNDAIRKGKVKLPEGSERELSPYPYLLVIVDELADLMMVAPRDVEDAIVRITQLARAAGIHLVLATQRPSVDVVTGLIKANVPSRLAFATSSLADSRVILDQPGAEKLIGKGDGLFLPMGANKPTRMQGAFVTEDEVAAVVQHCKDQMAPVFREDVTVGTKQKKEIDEDIGDDLDLLCQAAELVVSTQFGSTSMLQRKLRVGFAKAGRLMDLMESRNIVGPSEGSKARDVLVKADELDGVLAVIRGEAQP